From Woronichinia naegeliana WA131, the proteins below share one genomic window:
- a CDS encoding HEAT repeat domain-containing protein, with protein MGCEDAVPALCNILLTDQMPEVRRMAAKSLGMIGSEKTGSSEFSMLGQ; from the coding sequence ATGGGTTGTGAAGACGCAGTACCAGCACTATGTAATATATTACTAACTGATCAAATGCCTGAAGTACGTCGTATGGCCGCAAAATCTTTAGGAATGATCGGAAGTGAGAAAACAGGTTCATCCGAGTTTAGTATGCTAGGTCAATAG
- the truB gene encoding tRNA pseudouridine(55) synthase TruB, with the protein MFGFINLHKPQGWTSHDCVAKVRRLLNTRKVGHGGTLDPLATGVLPIAVGKATRLLSYLPSRKIYRAKVRFGMQTSTDDLEGEVLQTRSADHLTLSDIEPYFAQFLGQVTQIPPQYSAIQKDGKRLYELARQGKVVEVPSRQVEIFSLAVLNWLPGEFPALDLVITCGEGTYIRAIARDLGHLLGVGGTLAALERQESGGMNLEQSVTLEQLAAHPTDLIPPEKALGYLPQISLDSLTAQRWCQGQKILLPPSAAQELAIASTLVPLIANLHEENDHYLGITEIVRLETLFYLSPKVVLI; encoded by the coding sequence ACGCTTATTGAATACCCGCAAAGTGGGTCATGGCGGAACTCTCGATCCTTTAGCGACAGGAGTATTACCGATCGCCGTCGGCAAAGCCACCCGTTTACTGTCCTATTTACCCAGTCGTAAAATCTATCGGGCTAAAGTTCGTTTTGGGATGCAAACCAGTACTGACGACCTTGAAGGGGAGGTATTACAAACCCGATCGGCGGATCATTTAACCCTGAGCGATATTGAACCCTATTTTGCTCAATTTCTCGGTCAAGTTACCCAGATCCCGCCCCAATATAGTGCTATACAAAAGGATGGCAAGCGGCTTTACGAATTAGCCCGTCAAGGAAAAGTGGTGGAGGTTCCCAGTCGTCAAGTGGAAATTTTTAGCCTGGCGGTTTTGAATTGGTTGCCAGGGGAGTTTCCAGCGTTAGATCTGGTCATTACCTGTGGGGAAGGAACCTATATTCGGGCAATCGCCAGGGATTTAGGCCATTTACTAGGAGTGGGGGGAACCCTCGCGGCCCTAGAGCGGCAGGAAAGTGGCGGTATGAATCTTGAACAAAGTGTCACCCTAGAACAATTAGCGGCTCATCCTACCGATTTAATCCCGCCAGAAAAAGCATTAGGATATCTTCCCCAAATTAGCCTCGATTCCCTCACGGCTCAACGCTGGTGTCAAGGGCAGAAAATATTACTTCCCCCCTCAGCAGCACAGGAATTAGCGATCGCCTCTACCCTAGTCCCCCTAATAGCCAATCTTCACGAGGAAAACGATCATTATTTAGGAATTACAGAAATCGTGCGATTGGAGACACTTTTTTATCTGAGTCCTAAAGTAGTATTAATTTAA
- a CDS encoding ISL3 family transposase, with protein MLPRYQPQSQLKIFEEILDLESHKPVNISIIDDLILVKLEAKDKSATCPRCGCKSHKLHQNHEHLVQDLPWNEKAVYLQMNSRQFKCDKCGKPFTETLEIKPFRRAYTKRFALDIVARVLDSNILAIAEQKGVSEYQIQHILNDVGKLLRNQSPKNLVRLGIDEISLRKGSGRYCAVLVDLDRHEIIGLLRSRKQDEIREVLLSWGSEILNSIKLVSMDLSKPYKSIINEVLPDVEIVADRFHVMKQINDELDSKRKEERRKATAEVKKARSKAKKKEKEEIENVLKGSKYPLLKNEIDLLNEQKEKLEKVKEVSPILEQMHNLKEEFRTIFEKSQNWGEGTLELMNWIKKASNVYSKSCQTLINWFGEVTGYFEHHISNGCVEGLNNKLKVIKRCGYGFRNFENFEIRVLLSCTKSIDLAY; from the coding sequence ATGCTCCCCCGTTATCAGCCTCAATCCCAACTAAAGATTTTTGAAGAAATTTTAGATTTAGAGAGTCATAAACCCGTTAATATCAGCATCATAGATGACCTCATTTTAGTGAAGCTAGAGGCAAAAGATAAATCAGCCACTTGTCCGAGATGCGGCTGCAAGAGTCATAAGCTGCATCAAAATCATGAGCATCTAGTTCAAGATCTGCCTTGGAATGAAAAAGCAGTTTATTTGCAGATGAATTCCCGTCAGTTTAAATGCGACAAATGTGGTAAGCCTTTCACAGAAACGTTGGAGATTAAACCTTTCAGGCGAGCTTATACCAAGAGATTTGCCTTAGATATAGTTGCTCGTGTGCTTGATAGTAATATTCTAGCCATTGCAGAGCAAAAGGGTGTAAGTGAGTATCAGATTCAGCATATTTTAAATGATGTCGGTAAGTTACTTAGAAATCAGAGCCCCAAAAACCTAGTTCGATTAGGAATAGATGAGATTTCTTTAAGAAAAGGTAGCGGTCGTTATTGTGCCGTATTAGTTGACCTTGACAGGCATGAAATCATTGGATTATTAAGGTCAAGGAAGCAAGATGAAATACGGGAAGTCCTTTTATCATGGGGAAGTGAGATCTTAAATTCAATTAAGTTAGTGAGCATGGATTTGTCCAAGCCTTATAAAAGCATAATTAATGAAGTGTTGCCAGATGTAGAAATTGTGGCGGATCGATTCCACGTCATGAAACAGATAAATGATGAGCTAGATAGCAAGAGAAAAGAAGAGAGAAGAAAAGCAACAGCAGAAGTTAAAAAAGCAAGAAGTAAAGCAAAGAAAAAAGAAAAAGAAGAGATTGAGAACGTGCTTAAAGGGAGTAAATATCCCCTCCTAAAAAATGAAATTGATTTGCTAAATGAGCAAAAAGAGAAACTAGAAAAAGTTAAAGAAGTGAGTCCAATATTAGAACAGATGCATAATCTAAAAGAGGAATTTAGGACTATTTTTGAGAAATCTCAGAACTGGGGGGAGGGAACGTTAGAATTAATGAATTGGATTAAAAAAGCATCGAATGTATATTCTAAGTCTTGTCAAACTTTGATTAATTGGTTTGGTGAAGTGACTGGATACTTTGAGCATCATATCAGCAATGGTTGTGTTGAGGGTCTCAACAACAAGCTCAAGGTAATCAAGCGATGTGGATATGGGTTTCGTAATTTTGAGAACTTTGAGATCCGTGTTCTTCTATCTTGCACTAAATCTATTGACCTAGCATACTAA
- the ureC gene encoding urease subunit alpha, whose amino-acid sequence MSYRLDRRAYADTYGPTLGDKVRLADTELLIEVEQDFTTYGDEVKFGGGKVIRDGMGQSPLSRAEGAVDLVITNALILDWWGIVKADVGIKDGLIAQIGKAGNPYIQDRVDIIIGPGTEVIAGEGMILTAGGIDTHIHFICPQQIETAIASGVTTMIGGGTGPATGTNATTCTPGEWNIWRMLQASEAFPVNLGFLGKGNSAKPEGLIEQVKAGAMGLKLHEDWGTTPATIDTCLNVADQFDVQVAIHTDTLNEAGFVETTINAFKNRVIHTYHTEGAGGGHAPDIIKVCGELNVLPSSTNPTRPYTLNTLEEHLDMLMVCHHLDPNIPEDVAFAESRIRRETIAAEDILHDLGAFSMISSDSQAMGRVGEVIIRTWQTAHKMRVQRGRLLAETGENDNLRAKRYVAKYTINPAITHGISEIVGSVEVGKYADLVLWNPAFFGVKPELVLKGGMIAWAQMGDANASIPTPQPVHSRPMFGSFGSAIAATSLIFVSQASLEAQIPQRLNLQKRPVAVKNTRNLTKHSLQLNDALPSIEVDPETYEVRADGELLTCEPATSLPMTQRYFLF is encoded by the coding sequence ATGAGTTACCGTCTTGATCGCCGCGCCTATGCTGACACCTATGGCCCTACCCTTGGGGATAAGGTACGTTTAGCTGATACAGAACTTTTGATCGAAGTAGAACAGGACTTTACTACCTACGGTGATGAGGTCAAATTTGGCGGCGGTAAGGTGATTCGGGATGGCATGGGTCAATCTCCTCTCTCTCGTGCTGAGGGGGCAGTGGATTTGGTCATTACCAATGCCTTGATTTTGGACTGGTGGGGCATTGTTAAAGCTGATGTAGGGATTAAAGATGGATTAATTGCTCAGATTGGAAAAGCTGGAAATCCCTATATTCAGGATCGGGTCGATATTATTATTGGGCCAGGGACGGAAGTGATCGCTGGGGAAGGCATGATTCTGACGGCGGGGGGAATTGATACTCATATTCACTTTATTTGTCCTCAACAGATTGAAACAGCGATCGCCTCTGGTGTAACGACGATGATTGGCGGAGGAACCGGGCCAGCCACAGGAACCAATGCCACCACTTGCACCCCAGGAGAATGGAATATTTGGCGAATGTTACAGGCCTCTGAAGCTTTTCCCGTTAATTTAGGTTTTTTAGGAAAAGGCAATAGTGCTAAACCAGAGGGATTAATTGAACAGGTTAAAGCAGGAGCAATGGGCTTAAAACTGCATGAGGATTGGGGAACCACTCCGGCCACCATTGATACCTGTTTAAACGTAGCTGATCAGTTTGACGTACAGGTTGCAATACACACCGATACTTTAAACGAAGCAGGGTTTGTAGAAACGACTATTAATGCTTTTAAAAATCGCGTTATTCATACCTATCACACCGAAGGGGCTGGGGGCGGTCATGCCCCTGACATTATCAAGGTTTGTGGGGAATTAAATGTTTTACCGTCTTCCACTAATCCCACTCGTCCCTATACCTTAAATACTTTAGAAGAACATCTGGATATGTTGATGGTTTGTCATCATCTTGATCCCAACATTCCCGAAGATGTGGCCTTTGCCGAGTCCCGTATCCGTCGAGAAACGATCGCCGCCGAAGATATTTTGCATGATTTAGGAGCTTTTAGCATGATTTCCTCCGATTCCCAGGCAATGGGACGAGTCGGAGAAGTGATTATTCGCACCTGGCAAACAGCCCATAAAATGCGGGTACAACGAGGGCGATTATTGGCAGAAACGGGAGAAAATGACAATTTACGGGCCAAGCGGTATGTGGCTAAATACACCATTAATCCAGCTATTACGCACGGTATTTCAGAAATTGTCGGTTCCGTTGAAGTCGGTAAATATGCAGATTTAGTGCTATGGAATCCCGCTTTTTTTGGGGTTAAACCGGAATTAGTTCTTAAAGGTGGCATGATTGCCTGGGCGCAAATGGGGGATGCTAATGCCAGTATTCCGACTCCTCAACCTGTTCACAGTCGTCCGATGTTTGGCAGTTTTGGATCGGCGATCGCCGCCACATCCCTAATTTTTGTTTCCCAAGCCAGTTTAGAGGCTCAAATTCCCCAACGCTTAAACCTACAAAAACGACCCGTTGCCGTTAAAAATACGCGCAACTTAACAAAGCACAGTTTGCAATTAAATGATGCTTTACCTTCTATTGAAGTTGATCCTGAAACCTACGAAGTGCGGGCGGATGGTGAATTGTTGACCTGCGAACCCGCCACCAGTTTACCCATGACCCAACGCTATTTTCTGTTCTAA
- a CDS encoding PAS domain-containing protein, translating into MTKDSGLVSQLQSLIQEIPDSPYHLESCLPENSPLLRFPCLEMQDLYLLDAECLFASPIATHWQNSLTTFGKRVAPIPVILVTTTAAFGLQALNLGITDFWAKDELSLSLIRRSLRLIFRPLTSAPLPPLISPTVAFYQSLMDGIPHSLFCKDLRGRFIYANPAFLNTLGLSLAECLGKTVYDLYPADLAAKYDSDDQWLLRTDRKINQVQSYFVSACQEMIQVHVIKQPLKNPEGKLIGTQGMFWNITNSQQTQDHLQLLQNLISTIITAPTFESALELTLHQVCEMTGWHYGEAWLPHSSHQHLQLSQSKFFSHSDLLRFYHASESITFELNQGLPGRVWASQKPEWMGATFS; encoded by the coding sequence GTGACAAAAGATTCTGGTTTGGTTAGTCAGCTCCAATCCCTGATTCAGGAGATTCCCGATAGTCCTTATCATCTGGAATCCTGTCTGCCAGAAAATTCTCCTCTCCTGAGATTTCCTTGCTTAGAGATGCAAGATCTCTATCTCCTAGACGCGGAATGCTTATTTGCATCTCCCATTGCTACCCACTGGCAAAATTCTTTAACCACCTTTGGGAAAAGGGTGGCTCCTATTCCCGTGATTTTAGTGACAACCACGGCAGCCTTCGGTTTACAAGCTCTCAATTTAGGTATTACCGATTTCTGGGCCAAAGATGAACTCAGTCTCTCCCTAATTCGGCGATCGCTAAGACTGATTTTCCGTCCCCTGACCTCTGCCCCCCTGCCTCCTTTAATTAGCCCAACCGTCGCCTTTTATCAATCCTTAATGGATGGCATTCCCCATAGCCTCTTTTGTAAGGATTTACGGGGAAGATTTATCTACGCCAATCCAGCCTTTCTCAATACTTTGGGGCTTTCTTTAGCCGAATGTCTGGGTAAAACGGTCTATGATTTATATCCAGCCGATCTCGCGGCCAAATATGATAGTGATGATCAATGGTTGCTACGTACTGACCGAAAAATCAACCAAGTTCAATCCTATTTTGTTTCGGCTTGCCAAGAAATGATTCAAGTTCATGTGATTAAACAACCCCTTAAAAACCCTGAAGGAAAACTGATCGGCACCCAGGGAATGTTTTGGAACATTACGAACTCTCAACAAACCCAAGACCATCTTCAACTGCTGCAAAATCTAATTAGTACTATCATCACTGCGCCGACGTTTGAATCTGCCCTCGAATTAACCCTTCACCAGGTCTGTGAAATGACAGGTTGGCATTATGGAGAAGCCTGGCTGCCTCATTCATCCCATCAACACCTGCAACTCAGTCAGTCCAAATTTTTTAGTCATAGTGATCTGCTTCGCTTTTACCATGCGAGTGAAAGCATTACCTTTGAACTCAATCAGGGTTTACCAGGGCGGGTTTGGGCAAGTCAAAAGCCGGAATGGATGGGTGCGACCTTTAGTTGA
- a CDS encoding HEAT repeat domain-containing protein, which produces MSIKNPDYKALAISSLCTALLQDIDADTRLIAAESLGKLQSEYAIPALTQAMLNDSNKNVRQKAAEALGKIGEQSKMTGDSRVINATNYYENISTGGGDYIQGDYINMSQDLSQAASQIQSLLEKLQQQGITVDVAQEQVAQDIANQAKNSPKMRDKLVNWGQSVGNATITDVVKGAVKLAIRSAGIPLP; this is translated from the coding sequence GTGTCCATCAAGAATCCCGATTATAAAGCCTTAGCAATTTCTTCGCTTTGCACTGCTTTGCTTCAAGACATTGATGCTGACACTCGGTTAATAGCGGCTGAATCTTTGGGCAAACTGCAAAGCGAATATGCAATTCCAGCCTTAACTCAAGCTATGCTCAATGACTCAAATAAAAATGTCCGTCAAAAAGCGGCGGAAGCCCTTGGAAAAATAGGAGAGCAATCAAAAATGACTGGCGATTCCCGTGTTATCAATGCTACTAACTATTATGAAAATATCAGCACGGGTGGTGGTGATTATATTCAAGGTGACTACATTAATATGAGTCAAGATTTATCACAAGCAGCTTCTCAAATCCAAAGTTTATTAGAAAAACTACAGCAGCAAGGTATAACGGTAGATGTTGCTCAAGAGCAAGTCGCCCAAGATATAGCAAATCAAGCCAAAAACAGCCCAAAAATGAGGGACAAACTGGTTAATTGGGGTCAATCTGTTGGCAATGCAACAATTACCGATGTGGTTAAAGGAGCCGTTAAGTTGGCAATTCGTTCAGCAGGGATTCCTCTACCTTAA
- a CDS encoding GAF domain-containing protein translates to MKLKGALGVPILVQDQVIAVLVFFTTQVRETDPHLVKVVSAVAQQLGLVLERKQIEVALRQQKELLENLVDQRSGNLGSIQAP, encoded by the coding sequence TTGAAGCTCAAGGGAGCCTTAGGGGTTCCTATTTTAGTTCAAGATCAGGTCATTGCCGTTTTAGTCTTTTTCACCACTCAGGTTAGAGAGACCGATCCTCATTTAGTTAAAGTTGTGTCTGCTGTCGCTCAACAATTAGGCTTGGTATTGGAGCGCAAACAAATTGAAGTTGCTTTACGCCAACAAAAGGAATTGTTAGAAAACTTGGTCGATCAGCGTTCAGGAAATTTGGGATCGATTCAAGCTCCGTAA